The Macaca nemestrina isolate mMacNem1 chromosome 1, mMacNem.hap1, whole genome shotgun sequence genome contains the following window.
TGCGGACGCAGCGGTGAAGAACTGAATTTGAGAGCGCATCCTCTGCTTTGTATCCTCCATCCTTAACAACAGCGTCGTCCCCTGGAGCTCTGGACACTGCATTAGTTAGCACTTGCATCCCCACTCTCTGCATCTGAATAAGTTCAGACCCCTCCTCACCTCAGGTCGCTGAAAATAGGACCCAAGCAGCACCGTTTCTTCCATCCTATACATTTCGGCATGTTCAAGAGGCTTACAGAATATTGTTGAGGTTTTTGAGATTGAATAATGGCTTTTCATATTTCCTAGAGGGGACCACATAACTCATTTCTAAAATACTTAGATTAGCAAAGCTACTTCCTGCACAGAGCCAGAGTAATATGGCGATGTTTTAATGCCTAACAAATTTTAGACTGATGAAAAGATAGAGCGTCCTCTCCCTCTACTGTGCTCTGACCAGCCGAGAACAAAGCAACTGCAGAAGTACTCTTTTGCTTTATGAACGTCCTATGCTTTTATATTTGAAATCtctaaagataaattttattgtaattaaATAAAGTAAATGCCGACACATGTTGGATGCTGTGAAGTCCATTAAACTGGATTTTAAAATCATGACCGGCCATCTTTACAGTTGTGACTTGTAagagggttttaaaaaaaaattactttcagtTAGTGTTTTGTTCAAAAATATTCGTCTTATTAAAGtagtatttttgtatattgactcaattttaaaatccaaaatgtgaCACTTTTACTTCAAAACCACCTCAATcgctattttttcttaaataagtgTTTTAAGTTTGTTGCcatcaaaaataaatgtatttagtaATTTGTGGTTGAAGGTGTCAGATGATGAGGTCTTTTTGCACTTAGAGAATGTAAATTTTACTGCAAAATTAAAAGGattaatcttttctttctatattctttTATACTATCATGGAAGATAAATTATTGAAAACCACTTGCCTGCCACCCAGCCATTCCAATCCTTGTTAGGTCAGGCATCAGAACCATGTCCTTCAATAAACCTTGaggcattttgttctttttggagTGAGGGCAGAGAGCTTATGAAGTAGGAGGGAACTTTCACATAAAACATCTTTGATCATGTGGGAGATGATGAACAAAGTATGTATGGATTTGTAAATGATAACTATTGAAATACATTGTTGAAAAGTGTAAATTAAAATGACCGAGTAGTAGATGCTGGAAAACTGTCTTGGAAGTTTAATATTTCTacttccttaaaaaaatttttaaggtaaATGTACGCCTAAAAATATTGTATACTCTTTTACTAAAAAGTTTTGTGGAAATTAAGTACCATTTGTGGGAGTggctcatttattattttaaaagtttctacatttatttttctgcagaTCCTAAAATAGTTATGacctttatatataatttatacatttgtcTCGCTGTTTTTCATTCCCTAAAATTTGATATTTGCACTTTAATACttaaacattttgtaattttacatttcttaCACTCAGGGAGAAAAAGTCTACATTACACTTAGTGTATTTATGATATAATTTTGGGAAATGTATTATTTAACCATTTACTTCATTTTGTGATTAAAAACCCATTAGTGGTAAGCACTTTTAAGgtggcattttcttttaaaactttagaactaaaatatgttttcagattGCTACTTCTGAACTCTGTCCTGCAACTACTTGACTTAATGTCGAGAAAAAGGGAAGATTGGACATTAAGGGAAATTCACACTAAAATTTCAGgcttaatcttaaaaaaaaaaaagttgtccttgttttgttttaaagcagAAATACTAGGCACCAAGGTGGAATGGACATGGGTAAAGGATGAAAACAATAACTGAATCATCAAGAGAGTATGTCTAGTTTTCCAGTTGGTCTACCTTTTCTAGTGTAAAGACTTAAGACATCAATAACTTTTAGTACAGTTCTCCTTAACAAGTGACAAGTTGTGTACGGGTTCTAGAGGTAGGAAAATCACAGAAAAATGTTGTCCTGTTTTGAAAGTGTTTTAATTAGGCAAAAGAAGCATCAGGAcaaaccattttaaaaacaaagtcttcaAGTTGGATGTTGAGATTGGTAAAAGGGGAAGCAAGGGAAAAGCCAAGTAAagataaaatattcagaagaaagTCAAAGCTATTTGCAATTACATGTTAGAACAGATTTTGCAGGTGAAAAAATGTTgcttaaatatattcataaaccTGTTATAAGATTTTCACTTATGCTGTTTCAGAAAATTTAGCTGCTTAAAATATGACAGAACTGTATTTTAACAAATGACTTAATTAAAAGTCAGGAGAGCTACCCAGTTAATTGATAAAGTAGAGGCAACGTGGGGGAGCCCTCCCCACATTTATTGAAGATTTGTGGCTCCCCCAGCCCCATTTGCCTGCATCAGGCTAACAACCTCGTTCCTCCCATAGAGCCTGGCCAAATCACAGGCGGTGTCCCCCTTATGGTTCCGATGCCCCACATTGCTGGCCGTGTGCTTCACCAGGAACTCCACCACCCGGAGGTGGCCTTCTTTGGCAGCCAAGTGCAAGGGCAGGTTCCCTTCATTATCCTCGATGTTAACATCAGCTTGAAACTCCAGCAAAGTCTGTAAAGTGTCCAGGAAACCTGCTCTGGCCGCATCATGAATGACAGCGAAACCAGTTCGGTCTTTCAAATCGGGATTAGCACCTCTAAGTAGTAGTCTCCTGGCAATCTCGGGATTTCCAAGTTTCATAACCTGGAAAAGAAGTAGAAATGGTAGAATCCTTCAAGTGCTCAtgctacagaaatataaaatatctgcctgtccatccatttatttaactatttatttttgATGGAGTACTTGCGGAAGACCCATAGCATGGGGCTTGAAGGGGTCAAATGCAGAAAAGTGCTAGTAGGTGAAAGTAGAAGTTGAGCTTCTAAAAATTGAGCTTCTATGATGGAACGTCTTAAATGGGTCCAAAAGTAGGATAAATTGATCAATAAGATAGAATTTGTGCAACATGTATAGCATTTGCTAACAACTCAGTTCTCTATGTTCCATGAAGAGTTGTGTAATTTcatgaatttattaaaataaaagaaatggaatttGGGATTTAAATAAGAGTCTCTTTCTGTTTGATTGTTCATGCTCATAAAAGGTGCCTGTGGTATTAATTCTAGAAAATCATATGTGgttaaactttattttctaaatagctACTGCAAACAAAAAAGGATGTTGAGTTTCTTTAAACCAACTCCATCAGCGAGTGTAAAAATGATGTCTTAAAAATTCAGGCCTGATATTTTCTTAAATGATCAATTTTTACAAGTTCCCTCCAAACAGATATAGTTCCAAATTTCcaagcatttctttaaaaatgttactaaATAACTTGCAAATAAATTGCAAGTTATTTAGTATTGGCTACTAGGTGTATTCAATGCCTAGAATCCTTCATTTTAAGTTACAAAACATTACTGATTATTAAGGTGTTAAATAAGCCACAGTGTTCTAAATTGTTTATGGTATCAATTTATATAAAACTAAGTTCCTGATATGCCTTGTATCACAGTAGGAAATTGTTGTATGACAACTGTtcttgaaaataatgaaatagtcACCCTATTACATTATATGCTGTTTCTCAAAGTTCTGACAAGCCTCCTGATTTTCAAgtgagcaaaagaagaaaaaataagatatttaatgGGTGTTTTGGGACACGGACAGCCTTGTGCCTTGTCTTGTGGTTTGAGCTAATGTAATAATCAACTGGTGATCCTGTATTAGTTCCTTTTTCAGTTACTATCAAGCATTTAAAGAATAGCTATTTGTAAACTgccaacattttaaaagtcagaatGTGGTATTACCACTTGCTATCAACATACAAATAATTCACATAACGAAGATTATTTACTATTGTTTGAATATGTTTCACTCTATCAGTGGTCTGTTATAAAATATCTTGTAGAACATCATgcaaacataaaatacatataatttagttgtgaaaaaatattactttcatTAACATGCCACATATTTTCAGCATTTACACTGGTTTATTTATATTTAGGTATATTATAATAatctaaattataataaatatcttaTATAATAGACACTCAATGTTTATGAAATTAAATGCTAATGGAAAATACAAAGTCGATctatcttttttaaatgtttaaaaaatctaatcacatattaaataataaaatatatttagaatgaGTAATATTTTGTAAATGCAAACTATATAGATGGAC
Protein-coding sequences here:
- the LOC105495030 gene encoding cyclin-dependent kinase 4 inhibitor C; this translates as MAEPWGNELASAAARGDLEQLTSLLQNNVNVNAQNGFGRTALQVMKLGNPEIARRLLLRGANPDLKDRTGFAVIHDAARAGFLDTLQTLLEFQADVNIEDNEGNLPLHLAAKEGHLRVVEFLVKHTASNVGHRNHKGDTACDLARLYGRNEVVSLMQANGAGGATNLQ